The window AAACCGATCGGCAGCAACGACCTGCTCATCGCCGCCCACGCCCATGCGACCGGTGCCACGATCGTCACCGCCAATAGGGACGAGTTCAAACGCATCCGTGGCCTGAACGTGGAGAATTGGCTTGCTTGAGAACGCGAATTAACGATTCACTCGCGCGCTTAGCACCTGTCAAATGCGAGGTCATGATGAAGCGTTTGGTAATCGCCGCCCTGTTGTTTTTTCCCGGCATCGCGCATGCCGAATATTTCGACACCGGCGCCGATCTGTGGAACCTCTGCACGGATAACGCGTCCGGACACAATTATCTTTGTATGGGGATGTCGACCGCCTATTTCGACATGATGCACGCAACAGGCTATCGATGTGCCATGCCGGCCGTCGATCGAGAGAAAGTGCGCGACGTTGTTCTCAAATATCTCACTGATAATCCCGACAAACGCGGACAACCGGCGTCCGAACTTGCCATCGCCTCGCTGAAGACCGCATTTCAATGCGTCGAGCCGGCTCCGCCACAGGCCATGCGCCCGAGCGCACCAGCGCCAAAGGCCGGCAAGCCGAAGGGCGGCCCGATTTTGCTCACCCCGCAACAATGACCGGACCATGACGCTATCCATCGAAGAACTGTGGAACATGCCGGAACCGGCGCTGATCGCCGCATACCACAGCGCCCGCCGCCAATACGTTGAAAAGAAGTTCGCACGCGACACGCAGCGCGCGCGACTGGAATGGATGAAAGCCAAGCTGTTCATCAGCAGTTCGGGCGGGGTGACCGACCGCAAGATGGCCGTCGATGTATCGGAGGAGCTTGCCCGCAAAGGCCAGGAGCTGCGGGAGATGACGCGCGATCTCGACCTTCTCAAGGTCGACGTCGACGTCATCGCCATGGTCATCCGGCTGCGCGGGGTATCAGCGGCGGCAGGCCTACATGCCGAAGACGCGGCGGACGGCGATCCGGAGCGCTAGGGTGGGTGATCGGGCCCTCATGCACGAGGTCCACGGCGTGGCACTTGAGGAGGTCGCGCTGGCGCTCGGGATCGCGTCGACTGACGCGCAAAATCTCATGGCCAGAGCACGCCGCCGCATCCGCGCCGGCGACAAGCCGGCGCCAGGGGCAGCG is drawn from Bradyrhizobium lablabi and contains these coding sequences:
- a CDS encoding Rap1a/Tai family immunity protein, producing the protein MKRLVIAALLFFPGIAHAEYFDTGADLWNLCTDNASGHNYLCMGMSTAYFDMMHATGYRCAMPAVDREKVRDVVLKYLTDNPDKRGQPASELAIASLKTAFQCVEPAPPQAMRPSAPAPKAGKPKGGPILLTPQQ